The genomic stretch GAACGGCAACCTGTACGTGAACGAGAGGCTGGACAGGGAGGAGATGTGCGGCGAGTCGGCGTCCTGTTCTGTCAGTTTCGAGGCGCTGGTGCACAACCCTCTGAACGTTTTCCATGTGGAGGTGTCCATTGAGGACGTGAATGACAACTCCCCAGAGTTCAGCAAGGCTGTTCTGGACCTCGAGATCGATGAATGGAAGCCTCCCGGTGCCCGATTTCTTCTGGAGACGGCACGAGATGCAGACGCAGGAAGCAACTCGTTGCTGACTTACCATCTAACCAGCAACCCGTCCTTCTCCCTGGCCATGAAGGACAGTCCGGACGGAAGCAAACCAGAGTTAGTACTGGAAAGAGCATTAGACAGAGAGGAGCAGAGTTCTTTCGAGCTTGTTCTGACGGCGGTTGATTCCGGGGACCCCGCGAAGTCTGGAAGTGTCCAGATTCGGGTCAACGTGACAGACGCCAATGACAACCCACCCGTATTCGCGCAGGACCACTACCGTGTGAGCCTCCGTGAGGACACACCGCCGGGTTCGACAGTCCTGAATCTGTCAGCCACAGACGCCGACGCTGGCACCAACGCCCTCATCACCTACGGCTTCAGGAAAATGCCGATCAAGGCCCTTGAGAAGTTCGTGGTCGATGCAGAGAGTGGGTCAATCACGCTGCAGGAGGCTTTGGACTTTGAGGAAGCGCGCGCGttcagcctggctgtggaggcGAAAGATGGAGGGGGTTTGGTGGGAATCTGCAAGGTGGAGGTGGAAGTGCTGGACGTGAACGACAACGCGCCCGAGATCACCATTCTATCCCTGTCCAGTCCCGTGCCCGAGGACGCACCGGTCGGAACCGTGGTGGCTTTGCTGAAATTGCGGGACAGAGACTCCGGGGAGAACGGTCAGGTGTCGTGCGAGCTGTCGGGGGAGGCGGCGCTGTCGATGGTGGCGTCGTCGGGCGGCTCGTACAAGGTGGTGACGGCGAGCGCGCTGGACCGCGAGCAGGCGTGGGAGCAGCGCGTGACGGTGGTGGCCCGGGACCGGGGCAGGCCGtcgctgtggagcagcagggagctggtgctggaggtgTCGGATGTGAACGACAACGCGCCGGTGTTCGAGGAGGCGGCGTACAGCGCGTACGTGGCGGAGAACAACGCGGCGGGCGCGCTGGTGCTGCGCGTGCAGGCGCGGGACGCGGACGCGGGCGCCAACGGGCGCGTGAGCTACTGGCTGGCGGGCGGCAGCgcgggcgcggcgggcgcggcgccgCTGGTGTCGGTGGAGGCGCGGAGCGGCGCGCTGTACGCGCAGCGCTCCTTCGACTACGAGCAGTGCCGCGAGTTCGCGGTGGCCGTGCGGGCGCAGGACGGCGGCGCGCCGGCGCGCAGCTCCACGGCCACGGTGCGCGTCTTCGTGCTGGACCGCAACGACAACGCGCCGCGGGTGCTCTGGCCGGCGGCAGGGGCGGCGGCAACGGGAGAGGCGTCGTCTCCGTTCGAGGTGGTTCCGCGGTCGGCCGAGGCCGGCTACCTGGTGGCCAAGGTGGTGGCGGTGGACGCGGACGCGGGGCGCAACGCGTGGCTGTCGTACGAGCTGGTGCAGGCGTCGGAGCCGGCGCTGTTCCGCGTGGGGCTGCACAGCGGCGAGGTGCGCACGGCGCGCGCCGTGTCCGAGCGGGACGCGGCCAAGCAGCGTGTGGTGGCCGTGGTGAAGGACCACGGGCAGCCGGCGCTGTCGGCCACGGCCACGCTGCACGTGGTGCTGGCCGAGAGCTTGCAGGAGGCGCTGCCGGAGCTGAGCGAGCGGCCGGCGGGCgccgaggcggcggcggcggcggcggccgagcTGCAGTTCTACCtggtgctggcgctggcgctgctgtCGGCGCTCTTGGTGCTGAGCGTGGCGCTGGCCGTGGTGGCGCGGCTgcggcgggccgggccgcccGCCGTGCTGCGCTGCCTGGGCGCGCAGCGCTTCTCGCTGGCCGGCGCCGCCTTCCCGGCCGACTTCTGCGAGGGCACCTTGCCCTACTCCTACAACCTGTGCGTGCCGCCGCCGGCCCGCGCCGTGCCCGAGGCCGCTTGGCCGCCGCCGCCGGTGCCGGTGGTGCCCGTCCTGTCGGCGGAGGAGCTTCTTGGCGGCGATTCCTGCGAGAAGCCGAGCCCGAGCAGTAACGTCGTCGTGGGAGAGCCGCCCGCCGATGCTGCTGCACTGCAGGTGTGTAAAGCGTCAGCTccttctgcttttaaaagtttCTGAAATGTCGTTCATGTTTTCCGGGTATTCTATGCGTGGTGTCATTGGGGACTTGTCATCTTTGTCCCTGCATAGCGGAGGaagtttttcattgttttcaggTAACAGATTCAGCTGACAGGCTTTgactctgtctctcttttccgCTAGTAGAAGTgtttctctctgtctttctccaTGTTTCCCAGACTCATGTTTTTGTGAGTTGCACAGTGCTGTCTCCGTGATGGAGTGAATTAAAGAACGGGCAATGCCCCTTTCATGGTAGAGCAGGAAGCACTTGGTTCTTCCTTGGTCACAGGTTAAGCTTCAGGTGCGAGGTTTTGTCTTCAACTCTTGAGCTCTATCAGTTGCAATGTGTTCGCAGTACCGCATGCACATTGGTATTGGTATTCTGTGGAAGGAGAATGGCTGATTGTTCTTCAGAGGGTcgaggaaaaagggaaaaaacactgACACCGGGTTTTGTAGTTTTCATCCTTCCTGACTGCTTTGTTTAGTAAGGCTGTGCTTGGAACTCGTGTAGAGCTTTACACAAACCCTTTCCTTAAACTTTGTTTTGTCCCGGTTTGATTTAGAAGGGTAACGAAATTGGGAAGCTCCGTTGTCCATGCTGGGTGAAAAAAACGATCGTTGCCCTTTTCTGGGGGGATTGCAGTAATGGGACTGGATGGCTTCTTTTTTTACGTCCTGGCTGGCAGTTCTCTGTTTTGCCCTTTTTGGTCCTAATTTCATATGCTTGTGATAGGCTTGAATGATTTTTGTTTCacagattttgatttttctttcctttcctcaaaaACCTGTTGGATGTTTCAGCAGAACTCGGTGTATCAGGAACAAAAAATAGCTGAAATTCTGTTGGGTAGGATGGACATCTGAGATACGAAGGGGTCACATAAGAGGGAGATTGTCCAGGACATGGTTCAGACACTTGAATCAATCCCATTTCCAGATTGGTTAGTACTCAGCACAGTTTCAAGAGAACAATGATACTTTAGTTCTATGGTTCTATAATTCCTTTCTTGGAAACACATCGTATCAGCGAGGTTAAGCAATGCATAAATTAATAGTTTACTAATGAGCTTAAATTCGTTACATGTTggtttcaaaataaaagaaacctaGAATGAATTGATGAAAAGTAAATTTCTGGTATCTAAGGAAGCACTATGTTTATTTTAGGAAGGGATGTGAAAGTTTTGAAGTCCTAAAGGTTTTCTTTGAAGTGTTTTAGCTGCATCTTTATTTGTCCCGGTTATTCAGTGCTGTAACAATTAGCTCACTGATTTCAAGAGGAATGCAATTGCTCTCGTCCCACTTGTGTAAATGAACCTGATAGCTGTGTTAATTCGAGATATGGAATCCTCCCGTTTCATCTATTAGAGGCTGTTGTTGAGGATGCTTTTGACCAAAATGGATAAGACTAACAGTAAGCTACAggataaaataggaaaaatgtgGTGTAATTTACATATAATGACATTAGTAAGTGTTTCGTTTCCCCTGCGGTTAAAGAACCGCGCTCACGGAATATCTGTGGCTTCCTCCCGATCGCGATGCCCTGGAGGATCAAAGGCGAGATGGGCTGGAGAAAAGCGGAGGCAGGAGATGGTGGCGGGACGGAAAGCGGCGTGTGGGTGGCGAGTGGTCCCTGTTTGTAGGCAGGCAGGGCGGGCAGCGCTCGGTGGCTGCAGTGCCGGGAGGAGGCTGCGGGCGCCGCTGTTGACCGAGAGGAGCGAGAGGAGGATCGGAGCGCTGTCGGCAGCCCCGGCCGCTGCGGCCAGGCTGGATCGCTGGATCGCTGGATTGGTGGGTGGGCAGGCCGGGCGGCGGTGTGCGATCGTGCTGCCGGTGCGGATCCGTGCGGCGGAGAGGCGGCggaggctggggcagggcccgggagcggAGAGGCCGGTGGGAAAGGTCAGCAAGCgctgggagctgagcagcagcggcagcggggAGCTAAGTTGTCGGAGATGAGCTGGGCGGGGAGGCGCTGGGGCCGGCGGCAGCGAGCTGTGCTCTGGGCCGTCCTGCTGGCGGCGTGGGAGGCGGCGTGGGGGCAGCTGCGCTACTCGGTGCCCGAGGAGCTGCCCAAGGGCTCGTTCGTGGGCGACGTGGCCAAGGACCTGGGGCTGCAGCTACCGGAGCTCAGCGTTCGCGATGTCCGCATTGTCTCGGAAGGTCAGACGCAGTATTTCACTGTGCACGGGAAGACGGGCCATTTAGTGACGGCGGAGAGGATCgacagagagcagctgtgcGAGCGTGTGCAGCAATGCGTGCTGCGCTGTGAGCTGATCGTGGAGGGAGAAATGAAGGTTTACCGAATCCAAGTGGAGATCACGGATATTAATGACAATGTGCCCAGCTTTAAAGAAAGTGAGTTTGAGGAGACGATTAGCGAGACGACATCCCCGGGGTCACGCTTTCCCCTGGCCGAGGCTCAGGACCCGGACTGGGGCCGGAATTCCGTGCAGAGCTACGAGCTGAGCGGTGACGAGCACTTCTCGCTGGCCGTGCAGGCGGGCCCCGGCGGCGATCAGCGTCCCGAGCTGGTGCTGGCCAAGGCGCTGGACCGGGAGGAGGCTGCGTTTCACGAGCTGGTGCTGAGGGCGATGGACGGCGGCGATCCGGCACGGACGGGCACGGCTCGGATCCGTGTGACCGTGGTGGACGCCAACGACAACGCGCCCGTGTTCAGCCAGTCGGAGTACACGGTGCGTGTGCCCGAGGACGTGCCCGTGGGCTCTGTCCTCGTCACCGTCACGGCCACGGACGCTGACGAGGGGCTGAACGGGGAAATTAAATACTCGTTGAAGAAGGACACAAACAGGGCTATTTTTCATCTGAACTACGAGAGTGGAGCGATCACTCTGTTGCAGAGCCTGGACTTCGAGAAAGGCTCCTCTTACGAACTGGAGGTGCAGGCACGGGATGGCGGAGGCCTTTTCGACACTGCCAAAATCGCGATCACTGTCACAGACATAAATGATAACGCACCTGTGATTTCTGTGCGGTCTGCTCTGAGTGAGATTTCTGAGGACGCCCCGTCGGGGACGGTGGTCGCCCTGCTCCATGTGTATGATCAAGACTCGGGAGCCAACGGCGAGGTGCGCTGCTTGCTTGAAGGGGGCCTGCCCTTCAGACTGGAGAAATCATTCGATAATTACTACCGTGTGGTGACAGCGAGAGAGCTGGACCGGGAGCAGGTGTCCGAGTACAACGTGACGGTGCGGGCGGCAGACGGCGGGTCGCCGTCGCTGCAGAGCAGCGCGGTGCTGGCGCTGCGGGTGCTGGACGTGAACGACAACGCGCCGGTGTTCGCGGAGGAGCGCTACAGCGCGCGTGTGTGGGAGAACAACGCGGCGGGCGCGCTGGTGCTGACGGTGCGCGCCACGGACGCGGACTGGGGGCAGAACGCGCGCGTGCGGTACCGGCTGGCGGAGGGGCGGGTGCGGGGCGCGGCGCTGTCGTCGTACGTGTCGGTGCAGGCGGAGACGGGCGCGCTGTACGCGCTGCGCTCCTTGGACTACGAGGAGGTGCGCGAGCTGCGGCTGTGGGTGCGTGCGGAGGACGGCGGCGCGCCGGCGCTGAGCAGCAACGTGTCGGTGGTGCTGGTGATCGTGGACGAGAACGACAACGCGCCGCAGGTGCTGTACCCGCCGCTGTCTCGGGCGGCGGGCTCGGGCGGCGCGTGGTCGGGCGTGGAGCTGGCGCCGCGCTGGTCGGAGCCCGGCGCGCTGGTGGCCAAGGTGGTGGCGGTGGACGCGGACGCGGGGCAGAACGCGTGGCTGTCGTACGAGCTGGCCAAGGCGACGGAGCCGGGGCTGTTCCGCGTGGGGCTGCACAGCGGCGAGGTGCGCACGGCGCGCTCGCCGCTGGCCCGCGACGCGGCGCGCCAGagcctggtggtgctggtgaaGGACCACGGGCGGCCGGCGCTGTCGGCCACGGCCACGCTGAGCGTGCTGCTGGCCGAGAGCGTGGCCGAGCTGCTGGCCGAGCTGGGCAGCGCGGCcgaggcggcggcgccgggcgaGCCGGCCGGCAGCCTGACGCGCTGGCTCGTGCTGGCCGTGGCCGCCGTGTCGTGCCTCTTCCTcgccttcctgctgctgctgctggcgctgCGCCTGCGCCGCTGGCGCCGCCAGCACCTGCTGCCGGCCCAGAGCGGCGCCTTGCGCGGCGTGCCCGTGTCGCACTTCGTGGGCATCGACGGCGTGCGCGCCTTCCTGCAGTCCTACTCGCACGACGTGTCGCTCACGGCCGACTCGCGCAAGAGCCAGCTGCGCTTCTCGGCCGCCAGCTGCTGCGACACCCTCCCGGCGCGGCCTCTGCCCGACGAGCCCGCGCCGCTGCTCGGCGACGAGGACCCTGCCGCCGCCCTGCCCGCCGATCCCGCCGCTCCCTCGGTGAGTTGCTCTGGGCACCTTTTCTCCGACACTCGTGCTTCCTCCTGATGCTCCCGTGTCCTTTCCCCGCCCTCTTCTCTGCCTTGCCAAGGAGATTTTGCTTCCAAGCGAGGTCGAGTTTCCCTCGGTGACGTTCTTATGGCTGGTGCCCGTTGGTGTCGTTCTTTGGACATGGGGTCTGTGGTCAGCCTTGCAGTTagtggagaaggaaggagggagaaggctgctgctggcaggttGTTCGTTCGGTCGTGATTTTGGGCACATCTCTGGTTGTAGTTGTTTTCCCCCCATGTCATCTGTGGTTTGTAGAATGTGTGTTGCTGTTAGTGTTAGATCTTCTTAAGGGATGTATGGCATTATGAGGAAATACAACTTTTTCTGAGGCTCATGTGTCTTCCCAATAGCACCTGTGATTTAATAGGTTGAATGTGTCTTGATCAACATGGTGATGGCTTTGCGTGGAACTTCTCTGCATTTTGTTCTCAGACTTTATTATTCTGTTTGGTGCATAGTGGATGTTTGTGGGGAAAGTCTTGTTGTCATCCATGCTTTGATCTTTGCCTCCAGCAGAGAGTTGGGCCTGGCAACAAGTGTTCCTTGATGATGTCTGTGTGCCTGTTGTGAAGATGTCGGGTCCTCTTTTAGTTGTGGCTCTTTGAAAAGGCTGTGGGTGTATGTATGTGGAGGAGGAAATGGCAGAactgctttgtttctttcttgaTTTTGAAGGTTGTGCTATGCCAGATGGAGCTGGATGACATTTGCctataaaatatttgtcatgGCAAGAGAATTGGCTGTATGGGGAGGGAGAGATTCAATTTGCAGCAGGAGACAGAAGGTGGGCATAATTCCCACTGTGCAGATATTCACTGAGTCCGTCTCTCTTGGAAGACTGCTCGGCTTTTCCTTTTAGAGCTATGAAGTCTCTTCCCAGAACCTGAGTGAGCAGGGAAATGTCGCTTCCATAGTGCAGAGGTGGAAAGATGGCTGTGTGAA from Poecile atricapillus isolate bPoeAtr1 chromosome 13, bPoeAtr1.hap1, whole genome shotgun sequence encodes the following:
- the LOC131584205 gene encoding protocadherin gamma-B5-like encodes the protein MAVRRRQRRGPGGGRALLAAVLLCVWWRAAGERLRYAIPEELGRGSLVGPLARDLGLSADELPARKLRLSEEKQYFTVNEENGNLYVNERLDREEMCGESASCSVSFEALVHNPLNVFHVEVSIEDVNDNSPEFSKAVLDLEIDEWKPPGARFLLETARDADAGSNSLLTYHLTSNPSFSLAMKDSPDGSKPELVLERALDREEQSSFELVLTAVDSGDPAKSGSVQIRVNVTDANDNPPVFAQDHYRVSLREDTPPGSTVLNLSATDADAGTNALITYGFRKMPIKALEKFVVDAESGSITLQEALDFEEARAFSLAVEAKDGGGLVGICKVEVEVLDVNDNAPEITILSLSSPVPEDAPVGTVVALLKLRDRDSGENGQVSCELSGEAALSMVASSGGSYKVVTASALDREQAWEQRVTVVARDRGRPSLWSSRELVLEVSDVNDNAPVFEEAAYSAYVAENNAAGALVLRVQARDADAGANGRVSYWLAGGSAGAAGAAPLVSVEARSGALYAQRSFDYEQCREFAVAVRAQDGGAPARSSTATVRVFVLDRNDNAPRVLWPAAGAAATGEASSPFEVVPRSAEAGYLVAKVVAVDADAGRNAWLSYELVQASEPALFRVGLHSGEVRTARAVSERDAAKQRVVAVVKDHGQPALSATATLHVVLAESLQEALPELSERPAGAEAAAAAAAELQFYLVLALALLSALLVLSVALAVVARLRRAGPPAVLRCLGAQRFSLAGAAFPADFCEGTLPYSYNLCVPPPARAVPEAAWPPPPVPVVPVLSAEELLGGDSCEKPSPSSNVVVGEPPADAAALQVCKASAPSAFKSF
- the LOC131584259 gene encoding protocadherin gamma-A10-like, with protein sequence MSWAGRRWGRRQRAVLWAVLLAAWEAAWGQLRYSVPEELPKGSFVGDVAKDLGLQLPELSVRDVRIVSEGQTQYFTVHGKTGHLVTAERIDREQLCERVQQCVLRCELIVEGEMKVYRIQVEITDINDNVPSFKESEFEETISETTSPGSRFPLAEAQDPDWGRNSVQSYELSGDEHFSLAVQAGPGGDQRPELVLAKALDREEAAFHELVLRAMDGGDPARTGTARIRVTVVDANDNAPVFSQSEYTVRVPEDVPVGSVLVTVTATDADEGLNGEIKYSLKKDTNRAIFHLNYESGAITLLQSLDFEKGSSYELEVQARDGGGLFDTAKIAITVTDINDNAPVISVRSALSEISEDAPSGTVVALLHVYDQDSGANGEVRCLLEGGLPFRLEKSFDNYYRVVTARELDREQVSEYNVTVRAADGGSPSLQSSAVLALRVLDVNDNAPVFAEERYSARVWENNAAGALVLTVRATDADWGQNARVRYRLAEGRVRGAALSSYVSVQAETGALYALRSLDYEEVRELRLWVRAEDGGAPALSSNVSVVLVIVDENDNAPQVLYPPLSRAAGSGGAWSGVELAPRWSEPGALVAKVVAVDADAGQNAWLSYELAKATEPGLFRVGLHSGEVRTARSPLARDAARQSLVVLVKDHGRPALSATATLSVLLAESVAELLAELGSAAEAAAPGEPAGSLTRWLVLAVAAVSCLFLAFLLLLLALRLRRWRRQHLLPAQSGALRGVPVSHFVGIDGVRAFLQSYSHDVSLTADSRKSQLRFSAASCCDTLPARPLPDEPAPLLGDEDPAAALPADPAAPSRRSEAGGGAAAEARPKAGPVERGHRAAAVAWRRLRVPLLAAASRRWSRRRRRRSVLPPQAARSAGAGQSGSGSGSSSGERRLWCGFGAARGGFGAALLRGLSGSSGVVVGPSGLCLVRLWPVRCVARAA